A genome region from Methylohalobius crimeensis 10Ki includes the following:
- the radA gene encoding DNA repair protein RadA, which yields MARAKIVYSCSECGHDQPKWAGRCPGCGAWGTLEETVREPAAPANPRFAGYAGYAGSAGEAGVIALKDVKAEEVARLSTTLGELDRVLGGGLVPGSAILIGGDPGIGKSTLLLQAMAKLSAGQRLLYVTGEESVQQIGLRGRRLSVDCGQVPVLAETSLDRMISAIESQRPEVAVIDSIQTVYTELLNSAPGSVSQVRECAARLVRLAKAQQITVFLVGHVTKEGAIAGPRVLEHMVDTVLYFEGEAGSRFRVIRAVKNRFGAVNELGVFAMTEGGLKEVKNPSAIFLTRQIAETPGSAVCVTREGSRPLLVEVQALVDDTSLANPRRVTVGMEHNRLAMLLAVLHRHGGVPLAGQDVFVNVVGGVRLAETAGDLAVVLAVLSSLRDRPLPRDWVSFGEVGLTGEVRPVPHGEERLHEAAKHGFKRAIVPHHNAPKGGVEGMEIVRVKTLQEALSAL from the coding sequence ATGGCGCGCGCGAAAATCGTTTATAGCTGCAGCGAATGCGGGCACGACCAGCCCAAATGGGCCGGCCGTTGCCCCGGTTGCGGTGCCTGGGGAACCCTGGAAGAGACGGTGCGGGAGCCGGCGGCTCCCGCCAATCCGCGTTTTGCCGGCTATGCCGGCTATGCCGGCAGCGCCGGCGAAGCCGGCGTGATCGCGCTCAAGGATGTGAAGGCGGAAGAAGTGGCGCGTTTGTCCACCACCCTCGGCGAGCTGGATCGGGTATTGGGCGGCGGATTGGTTCCGGGATCGGCGATCCTGATCGGTGGCGATCCGGGCATCGGCAAGTCCACCCTCCTGCTTCAGGCGATGGCGAAATTGAGCGCCGGCCAGCGCCTGCTTTATGTCACCGGCGAAGAATCGGTGCAGCAGATCGGTTTGCGCGGCCGGCGCCTGAGCGTGGATTGCGGGCAAGTGCCGGTGCTGGCGGAAACCTCCCTGGATCGGATGATTTCCGCGATCGAATCGCAGCGGCCGGAAGTGGCGGTGATCGATTCGATCCAGACCGTCTATACCGAGTTGCTCAACTCCGCCCCCGGGTCGGTTTCCCAGGTGCGCGAATGCGCCGCCCGCTTGGTGCGCCTGGCCAAAGCCCAGCAAATCACGGTATTTCTAGTGGGGCACGTGACCAAGGAGGGCGCCATCGCCGGCCCCCGGGTACTGGAGCATATGGTGGATACGGTGCTTTACTTCGAGGGGGAGGCGGGCAGTCGCTTCCGGGTGATCCGGGCGGTGAAGAATCGTTTCGGCGCGGTCAACGAATTGGGGGTATTCGCCATGACTGAAGGCGGGCTCAAGGAAGTCAAGAATCCTTCGGCGATTTTCCTCACCCGCCAGATTGCGGAAACCCCCGGCAGCGCCGTTTGCGTGACCCGCGAGGGGAGCCGTCCCTTGCTGGTGGAGGTGCAGGCGCTGGTGGACGATACCTCCCTGGCCAATCCGCGCCGGGTGACGGTGGGGATGGAACACAATCGCCTGGCGATGCTGCTGGCGGTGCTCCATCGCCACGGCGGCGTGCCCCTCGCCGGGCAGGACGTATTCGTCAATGTGGTGGGCGGGGTGCGGTTGGCCGAGACCGCCGGCGATCTGGCGGTGGTGTTGGCGGTGTTGTCGAGCCTGCGCGATCGCCCCCTGCCGCGGGACTGGGTGAGTTTCGGCGAGGTGGGCTTGACCGGCGAGGTGCGCCCCGTCCCCCACGGCGAGGAGCGATTGCACGAGGCGGCCAAGCACGGTTTCAAGCGCGCCATCGTGCCCCACCACAACGCTCCCAAAGGGGGCGTCGAGGGCATGGAAATCGTCCGGGTGAAAACGCTTCAGGAGGCGTTGAGCGCGCTTTAG
- a CDS encoding YeaH/YhbH family protein, which translates to MSQIIDRRLNPKHKSAVNRQRFLHRFRKQIRKAVADAVDGRSVTDTESGERITIPAKDLSEPTFHHGPGGRREGVHPGNKEFITGDRIPRPQGGEGRGNRASNQGEGMDDFVFELSRDEFLEFFFEDLELPDLIKTKLAQEVSQRSIPAGFSKDGIPPNLHVIRSLKEAHARRIALTTAKRRRLRELEAELESLQAAGAGENELIELRREIEHLKAKIAAVPFLDTLDLRYRNRIQVPKPTTQAVMFCLMDVSGSMDQYKKSLAKRFFLLLYLFLSRNYERTDVVFIRHHTVAKEVDEEEFFYSRETGGTVVSSALELLREIMRERYPSQDWNLYAAQASDGDNWPEDSGNCGHLLDAEILPYLQYYAYIEIDNEYPLGLWQEYEKIARRWPNFAMQAIDEPADIYPVFRELFKKKGVKG; encoded by the coding sequence ATGTCCCAGATCATCGACCGCCGCCTCAACCCCAAACACAAAAGCGCCGTCAACCGGCAGCGCTTTCTGCATCGCTTCCGCAAACAAATCCGCAAGGCGGTGGCGGACGCCGTGGACGGGCGCTCGGTGACCGACACGGAAAGCGGCGAACGAATCACCATTCCCGCCAAGGATCTGTCCGAGCCGACCTTCCACCACGGTCCCGGGGGACGGCGGGAGGGCGTCCATCCCGGCAACAAGGAATTCATCACCGGCGACCGGATTCCCCGTCCCCAGGGAGGGGAAGGCCGGGGGAACCGCGCCAGCAATCAGGGCGAAGGGATGGATGACTTCGTGTTCGAACTTTCCCGGGACGAATTTCTGGAGTTTTTCTTCGAGGACCTGGAACTGCCGGATCTGATCAAAACCAAGCTGGCCCAGGAAGTTTCCCAACGGAGCATACCGGCCGGCTTCAGCAAGGACGGCATCCCCCCCAACCTGCACGTGATCCGGTCCTTGAAAGAAGCCCACGCCCGCCGCATCGCCCTGACCACCGCCAAGCGCCGCCGACTACGGGAACTAGAGGCGGAGCTGGAAAGCCTGCAAGCGGCCGGCGCCGGCGAGAACGAGCTGATTGAGCTGCGCCGGGAAATCGAGCACTTGAAGGCCAAAATCGCCGCCGTTCCTTTCCTCGACACCCTGGACCTGCGCTACCGCAACCGCATCCAGGTGCCCAAGCCCACCACCCAGGCGGTGATGTTCTGCCTGATGGACGTTTCCGGTTCCATGGACCAGTACAAGAAAAGCCTGGCCAAGCGCTTCTTCCTGCTCTTATACCTGTTCCTGTCGCGCAATTACGAGCGCACCGACGTGGTGTTCATCCGCCATCATACGGTGGCCAAGGAGGTGGACGAGGAAGAATTCTTCTACTCGCGCGAGACCGGCGGCACGGTGGTTTCCAGCGCCCTGGAGCTGCTGCGCGAGATCATGCGCGAGCGCTATCCCAGCCAAGACTGGAACCTTTACGCCGCCCAGGCATCCGACGGCGACAACTGGCCCGAGGATTCGGGCAACTGCGGCCATCTCCTGGACGCGGAGATTCTTCCCTATTTGCAATATTACGCCTACATCGAGATCGACAACGAATATCCCCTGGGGCTATGGCAGGAGTACGAGAAAATCGCCCGCCGTTGGCCCAATTTCGCCATGCAGGCGATCGACGAGCCGGCCGACATCTATCCGGTGTTTCGCGAACTGTTCAAGAAGAAGGGCGTGAAGGGGTAA
- the alr gene encoding alanine racemase, which produces MNAPTAPWVQLNWDALVANLQRVRALAPRAKVLAVIKANAYGHGLIRVAQTLHEADGFAVARVEEGIALRRAGILQRIAVLQGFGDREQLKAHQTYRLEPVIHSVHQIDLLEAEGESHQSLRVWLKLDTGMHRLGVDAAAFPSALARLQRRLGAKAVALMTHLARADELEVSDTGDQLALFDRMTYKLTLEKNIANSAAVLAWPESHRDWVRPGLMLYGVSPFPDRPGPQLNLTPVMTFKSRLIAVKFLSPGASVGYGATWTARRPSRLGLVAAGYGDGYPREVPSGTLVLIDGHRVPLVGRVSMDVLSVDITDFPQVGVGSEATLWGEGLPVEVIAQKAETIPYTLMCRVAARVPMIEVQANYGARENRL; this is translated from the coding sequence TTGAACGCGCCAACCGCCCCCTGGGTTCAACTGAATTGGGACGCCTTGGTCGCCAATTTGCAGCGGGTCCGTGCCTTGGCCCCGCGGGCCAAGGTGCTTGCGGTGATCAAAGCCAATGCCTACGGTCACGGATTGATCAGGGTGGCGCAAACGCTCCACGAGGCCGACGGTTTCGCGGTGGCCCGGGTGGAGGAAGGAATCGCCTTGCGCCGTGCGGGGATTCTGCAGCGGATCGCGGTGCTGCAAGGATTCGGCGACCGCGAACAACTGAAAGCCCATCAGACCTACCGGCTGGAGCCGGTGATTCATTCCGTCCATCAAATCGATTTGCTGGAGGCTGAGGGGGAAAGCCATCAGTCGCTTCGGGTCTGGCTCAAATTGGATACGGGGATGCACCGGCTGGGCGTCGATGCGGCGGCGTTTCCATCGGCGCTGGCGAGGCTGCAGAGACGGCTCGGCGCCAAGGCGGTGGCGTTGATGACCCATTTGGCCCGGGCCGACGAGTTGGAGGTCTCCGACACGGGCGATCAATTGGCTTTGTTCGATCGGATGACGTACAAATTGACGTTGGAAAAAAATATCGCCAATTCCGCCGCCGTGCTCGCCTGGCCCGAGAGTCACCGGGATTGGGTGCGGCCGGGACTGATGCTCTACGGCGTATCCCCGTTCCCCGACCGTCCCGGCCCGCAGTTGAATCTCACGCCGGTAATGACCTTTAAGAGCCGGTTGATCGCGGTCAAATTCCTGTCGCCGGGCGCATCGGTAGGCTACGGCGCCACCTGGACCGCCCGCCGTCCCAGCCGGCTGGGATTGGTGGCGGCCGGTTACGGCGACGGCTATCCGCGCGAGGTGCCTTCGGGGACGCTGGTGTTGATCGACGGCCATCGGGTGCCGCTGGTGGGCAGGGTATCCATGGACGTTCTGAGCGTGGATATCACCGATTTTCCCCAGGTCGGGGTAGGCTCGGAAGCGACTTTGTGGGGGGAGGGGCTGCCCGTGGAAGTGATCGCACAAAAGGCGGAAACCATTCCCTATACTCTGATGTGCCGGGTGGCCGCCCGGGTGCCGATGATCGAGGTGCAGGCGAATTATGGCGCGCGCGAAAATCGTTTATAG
- a CDS encoding AI-2E family transporter — MKSRWSWLLIPLGVGGLIYLLAPILTPFVVGALLAYLADPVADRLERWKLSRTAAVSVVFVGLALILSVVLLILIPALERQVSQFLSDLPRYLAWIRTSLVPWLESRLQVNIAEYDPADVIELLKRDWQRAGGIAASVAGSISRSGAAIIGWLIDVLLVPVVMFYLLRDWDRLMSNIADLIPRANLPVVARLARESDEVLSAFLRGQLSVMLALGSIYSMGLWAVGLNTALVIGMIAGLISFIPYLGTFVGVILGVLAALVQFQDVWHVILVLLVFWAGQILEGMVLTPLLVGDKIGLHPVMVIFAVMAGGHVFGFLGVLLALPAASVVMVLVRHIYDLYKDSAFYDDVE; from the coding sequence ATGAAGTCAAGATGGTCGTGGCTGTTGATTCCCCTGGGGGTAGGGGGGCTGATCTATCTTTTGGCGCCCATTCTCACCCCCTTTGTCGTCGGAGCGTTGTTGGCCTATCTGGCCGATCCGGTCGCGGACCGTTTGGAGCGCTGGAAACTCAGTCGGACTGCGGCGGTGTCGGTGGTGTTCGTCGGATTGGCGTTGATCCTGAGCGTGGTGTTGTTGATTCTGATTCCCGCCCTGGAAAGACAAGTCTCCCAGTTTTTAAGCGATCTGCCCCGTTATCTGGCCTGGATCAGGACCTCCTTGGTCCCGTGGCTGGAAAGTCGCTTGCAAGTGAATATCGCCGAGTACGACCCGGCCGACGTCATCGAATTGCTCAAGCGCGACTGGCAGCGTGCCGGCGGCATCGCCGCCTCGGTGGCCGGCTCGATCAGCCGTTCGGGGGCGGCGATCATCGGTTGGCTGATCGACGTCTTGTTGGTGCCGGTGGTGATGTTTTATCTGTTGCGGGACTGGGATCGGTTGATGAGCAACATCGCCGATTTGATTCCGCGCGCCAATCTGCCCGTCGTCGCGCGTTTGGCGCGCGAATCCGACGAGGTGTTGAGCGCGTTTTTGCGCGGCCAGCTCTCGGTGATGTTGGCTTTGGGATCGATTTACAGCATGGGTCTATGGGCGGTGGGTCTCAATACCGCTCTGGTGATCGGTATGATCGCCGGCTTGATCAGTTTCATCCCTTATCTGGGAACCTTCGTGGGTGTCATCCTGGGCGTGCTGGCGGCCTTGGTGCAGTTCCAGGATGTCTGGCACGTGATTTTGGTTCTGCTGGTATTTTGGGCCGGACAGATACTCGAAGGCATGGTGCTCACGCCCCTGTTGGTGGGCGATAAGATCGGCCTGCATCCGGTGATGGTGATCTTCGCGGTGATGGCCGGAGGGCATGTGTTCGGCTTTCTAGGGGTGCTGTTGGCGCTGCCGGCGGCCTCGGTCGTCATGGTGTTGGTGCGCCACATCTACGACCTCTATAAGGACAGCGCGTTTTACGATGATGTGGAATAG
- a CDS encoding SpoVR family protein, producing the protein MSTKTPISTSSEWTFDSLKQYDAEIARIAADFGLDTYPNQIEIISSEQMMDAYASCGLPVYYHHWSFGKQFLSIEKHYKRGQMGLAYELVINSNPCIAYLMEENTTMMQILVIAHACYGHNSFFKNNYLFKAWTAADAIIDYLVFAKHYIAECEQRYGEDAVEEILDSCHALMNYGVDRYRKPSPLSAHEERQRQKERAEYLQSQLNELWRRTVPEKTTRTEEKADRYPSEPEENLLYFIEKNAPLLEPWQREIIRIVRKIAQYLYPQRHTKIMNEGWATFWHYTIMQRLYDEGLVTDGFMLEFLEAHTNVIAQPPFDHDFYNGINPYALGFAMYRDLQRICQNPTEEDRRWFPEIAGSDWLETLDFAMRNFKDDSFIAQYLSPQVIRDFHLFSVLDEEADDELEISAIHDEGGYQAIRHALSEQYNQGSLEPDIQVWSVNTRGDRSLTLRHSQHQRRPLGDSAEEMLRHIHRLWSFKVRLETVDPHGRVKACHECG; encoded by the coding sequence ATGAGTACAAAGACACCCATTTCCACCAGCTCCGAGTGGACCTTCGATTCGCTGAAGCAATACGACGCGGAAATCGCGCGCATCGCCGCCGATTTCGGGCTCGACACCTATCCCAACCAGATCGAGATCATCTCTTCGGAACAGATGATGGATGCTTACGCCAGTTGCGGTCTGCCGGTGTATTACCATCATTGGTCCTTCGGCAAGCAATTCCTATCCATCGAAAAACACTACAAACGCGGCCAAATGGGACTGGCCTACGAACTGGTGATCAACTCCAACCCCTGCATCGCCTATCTCATGGAAGAAAACACCACGATGATGCAGATCTTGGTGATCGCCCATGCCTGCTACGGCCACAACTCCTTCTTCAAGAACAATTACCTTTTCAAGGCCTGGACCGCCGCCGACGCCATCATCGATTATCTGGTGTTCGCCAAGCACTATATCGCCGAATGCGAGCAGCGCTACGGGGAAGACGCGGTGGAAGAAATTCTCGACTCGTGCCACGCCTTGATGAACTACGGGGTGGATCGCTACCGTAAACCGTCCCCGCTTTCGGCGCACGAAGAACGCCAGCGTCAAAAAGAACGCGCCGAATACCTGCAATCCCAGCTCAATGAACTCTGGCGCCGAACGGTACCGGAAAAAACCACCCGAACCGAGGAAAAAGCCGACCGCTACCCGTCCGAGCCGGAAGAAAACCTGCTCTACTTCATCGAAAAGAACGCCCCGTTATTGGAGCCGTGGCAACGAGAAATCATCCGCATCGTACGCAAAATCGCCCAATATCTTTACCCCCAGCGCCACACCAAGATAATGAACGAGGGGTGGGCCACCTTCTGGCACTACACCATCATGCAGCGCCTCTACGACGAAGGACTGGTGACCGACGGCTTCATGCTCGAGTTTCTCGAAGCCCACACCAATGTCATCGCCCAACCGCCCTTCGATCACGATTTCTACAACGGCATCAACCCCTATGCCTTGGGCTTCGCCATGTATCGGGACTTGCAGCGGATCTGCCAAAACCCCACCGAGGAGGACCGGCGTTGGTTCCCGGAAATCGCCGGCAGCGACTGGCTGGAAACGCTGGACTTCGCCATGCGCAACTTCAAGGACGACAGCTTCATCGCCCAATACCTCTCCCCCCAGGTGATTCGCGATTTTCATCTGTTCAGCGTCCTGGACGAAGAAGCGGATGACGAGTTGGAGATCAGCGCCATCCATGACGAAGGCGGTTATCAAGCCATCCGTCACGCCTTGTCGGAACAATACAACCAGGGCAGCCTGGAACCGGACATCCAGGTCTGGTCGGTGAATACCCGCGGCGACCGCTCGTTGACCTTGAGGCACAGCCAACATCAGCGCCGCCCCCTGGGCGACAGCGCGGAGGAAATGCTAAGGCATATCCACCGTCTGTGGAGCTTCAAGGTCCGGCTGGAAACCGTCGATCCCCACGGGCGGGTCAAGGCGTGTCACGAGTGCGGCTGA
- the dnaB gene encoding replicative DNA helicase yields the protein MSQAAEATGRTQDSPLLPPKTPPHSLQAEQSVLGGLMLDAGAWDKIAERVNEADFYRKEHRLIFGAIQGLMENDSPCDVVTVSEVLENRAELKTVGGLTYLASLVEGTPSAANITAYADIVRERAILRQLAHVGTEIADTAFHPEGREVGELLEDAEQKVFRIADQRQRGDGGFKAIKHLLIKAVDRVEELHEKGVGITGVGSGFVDLDHMTAGFQPADLVIVAGRPSMGKTTFAMNIAEHVAIKEQMPVAVFSMEMPGDHLAMRMMSSLGRIDQHRLRIGQLEDEEWPRMTSALNLLAGTQLFIDDTPALTPVELRARSRRLAREHGQLGLVVIDYLQLMQAPGAGENRTAEISEISRSLKGLAKELNVPVIALSQLNRNLEQRPNKRPVMSDLRESGSIEQDADVIVFVYRDEVYNEDSPDKGTAEIIIGKQRNGPIGTVRLTFLGQYTRFENFAGAADEDDGY from the coding sequence ATGAGCCAAGCTGCCGAAGCGACCGGGCGAACCCAGGATTCGCCCCTCCTTCCCCCCAAAACGCCGCCCCACTCCCTGCAGGCCGAACAGTCGGTATTGGGCGGACTGATGCTCGATGCCGGCGCTTGGGATAAGATTGCCGAGCGGGTCAACGAGGCGGATTTTTACCGCAAGGAGCACCGTTTGATTTTCGGTGCGATCCAGGGGCTGATGGAAAACGATTCGCCCTGCGATGTGGTGACGGTATCGGAAGTGCTGGAAAATCGCGCCGAGTTGAAGACGGTGGGGGGCTTGACCTATTTGGCCTCTTTGGTCGAGGGAACCCCCAGCGCCGCCAACATTACCGCCTACGCCGACATCGTCCGCGAGCGCGCCATCCTGCGTCAACTCGCCCACGTGGGGACCGAAATCGCCGACACCGCGTTTCATCCCGAGGGCAGGGAAGTGGGGGAACTGTTGGAAGACGCCGAGCAAAAGGTCTTTCGCATCGCCGATCAGCGTCAACGCGGCGACGGCGGCTTCAAAGCCATCAAGCACTTGCTCATCAAGGCGGTGGATCGGGTCGAGGAGTTGCATGAGAAAGGGGTCGGGATCACCGGAGTCGGCTCGGGCTTCGTCGACCTCGACCACATGACGGCGGGATTCCAACCGGCGGATTTGGTCATCGTCGCCGGGAGGCCGTCGATGGGGAAGACGACATTCGCGATGAATATCGCCGAGCACGTCGCCATCAAGGAACAGATGCCGGTGGCGGTATTCAGCATGGAAATGCCCGGCGATCATTTGGCCATGCGCATGATGTCCTCCCTGGGCCGGATCGACCAGCACCGCCTTCGGATCGGGCAATTGGAGGACGAAGAATGGCCGCGCATGACGTCGGCGCTCAACCTGCTCGCCGGCACCCAACTGTTCATCGACGACACGCCGGCACTGACGCCGGTCGAACTGCGCGCCAGAAGCCGCCGCCTGGCCCGCGAGCACGGCCAGCTCGGCTTGGTGGTGATCGACTATCTGCAATTGATGCAGGCGCCCGGGGCGGGAGAGAACCGCACCGCCGAAATCTCCGAGATCTCCCGCAGCCTGAAGGGATTGGCGAAAGAGCTGAACGTGCCGGTGATCGCCCTGTCCCAGCTCAACCGCAATTTGGAGCAGCGGCCCAACAAGCGGCCGGTGATGTCGGATTTGCGCGAATCGGGCTCCATCGAGCAGGACGCGGACGTGATCGTCTTCGTCTACCGGGACGAGGTGTACAATGAAGACAGTCCCGACAAGGGCACCGCCGAGATCATCATCGGCAAGCAGCGCAACGGCCCCATCGGGACGGTGCGCTTGACTTTCCTGGGGCAATACACCCGGTTCGAGAACTTTGCGGGCGCGGCTGACGAGGACGACGGCTATTGA
- the arsC gene encoding arsenate reductase (glutaredoxin) (This arsenate reductase requires both glutathione and glutaredoxin to convert arsenate to arsenite, after which the efflux transporter formed by ArsA and ArsB can extrude the arsenite from the cell, providing resistance.), whose amino-acid sequence MAIIIYHNPRCSKSRGALQLLRERGIEPKIVEYLKTPPSREELEDILAKLNLEPRDLMRKKEKPYRELGLDNPDLGREALISAMLEYPILIERPIVVAEDRAALGRPPEKILEIL is encoded by the coding sequence ATGGCAATCATCATCTACCACAATCCCCGCTGCAGTAAGTCCCGCGGCGCCTTGCAATTGCTGCGGGAACGGGGAATCGAACCGAAAATCGTCGAATACCTGAAAACTCCGCCCAGCCGCGAGGAATTGGAAGACATCTTAGCCAAGCTGAACCTGGAGCCCCGCGATTTGATGCGCAAAAAGGAAAAACCTTACCGGGAATTGGGCCTGGACAACCCGGATCTGGGAAGAGAGGCGCTGATCTCGGCAATGCTGGAGTATCCTATTTTGATCGAGCGCCCGATCGTGGTGGCGGAGGATCGAGCCGCCCTGGGACGCCCGCCGGAAAAGATCTTGGAGATTTTGTAA
- a CDS encoding PrkA family serine protein kinase has protein sequence MGIFDHYRARYETTREEEYTLQEYLEICRDDPSAYASPAERILLAIGEPELIDTRQDPRLSRIFANKVIKRYPAFSEFYGMEETIEQIVAYFRHAAQGLEEAKQILYLLGPVGGGKSSLAEKLKSLIEKVPFYAIEGSPIHENPLGLFSPSEDGPILEEEYGIPRRYLSPIMSPWASKRLHEFGGDITRFRVVKLYPSILNQRAIAKTEPGDENNQDISSLVGKVDIRQLETYSQDDPDAYNYSGGLCRGNRGLMEFVEMFKAPIKVLHPLLTATQEGNYKGTEGLPAIPFEGIILAHSNESEWQQFKNNKNNEAFLDRIYVVKVPYCLRVSEEVKIYSKLLRNSSLKNAPCAPYTLEMLAQFANLSRLKEPENSSIYSKMKVYDGENLKDTDPRAKSYQEYKDFAGVDEGMEGLSTRFAFKILSKVFNFDHSEVAANPVHLLYILEQQIIQEQFPPETEERYLRYIKEYLIPRYIDFIGKEIQTAYLESYAEYGQNIFDRYVTYADYWIQDQEYRDLDTGEIFDRRALNEELEKIEKPAGISNPKDFRNEVVNFVLRARAKNAGNNPAWTSYEKLRRVIEKKMFANTEELLPVISFNAKASAEDKKKHEDFVNRMVEKGYTPKQVRLLSEWYLRVRKST, from the coding sequence ATGGGGATCTTCGACCACTACCGCGCCCGTTACGAAACCACCCGAGAGGAAGAATACACCCTCCAAGAGTATCTGGAAATTTGCCGCGACGATCCGAGCGCCTATGCCTCGCCGGCCGAGCGGATTCTGCTGGCGATCGGCGAGCCCGAGCTGATCGATACCCGGCAAGATCCGCGCCTGAGCCGGATTTTCGCCAACAAGGTGATCAAGCGCTATCCGGCCTTCTCCGAGTTTTACGGCATGGAGGAGACCATCGAGCAGATCGTTGCCTATTTCCGTCACGCCGCCCAGGGGCTGGAGGAAGCCAAACAGATTCTGTACCTTCTGGGCCCGGTGGGCGGGGGCAAATCTTCCCTGGCGGAAAAGCTCAAGAGCCTGATAGAAAAGGTCCCTTTTTACGCCATCGAGGGATCGCCCATCCATGAAAATCCCCTCGGACTGTTCTCCCCCTCCGAAGACGGCCCCATCCTGGAGGAGGAGTACGGCATCCCGCGCCGCTACCTCAGTCCCATCATGTCGCCCTGGGCGAGCAAACGGCTGCACGAATTCGGCGGCGACATCACCCGATTCAGGGTGGTCAAGCTCTATCCCTCGATTCTGAACCAACGCGCCATCGCCAAGACCGAACCGGGGGACGAGAACAATCAGGACATTTCCTCCCTGGTGGGAAAAGTGGACATCCGCCAGCTGGAGACCTATTCCCAGGACGACCCGGATGCCTACAACTACTCGGGCGGCCTGTGCCGGGGCAACCGCGGCCTGATGGAATTCGTGGAGATGTTCAAGGCGCCGATCAAGGTGCTGCATCCGCTTCTGACCGCCACCCAGGAGGGCAACTACAAGGGGACCGAGGGATTGCCGGCAATTCCCTTCGAGGGCATCATTCTCGCCCACTCCAACGAATCCGAGTGGCAGCAATTCAAGAACAACAAAAACAACGAGGCCTTCCTCGACCGAATCTATGTGGTCAAGGTGCCCTACTGCCTCAGGGTATCCGAGGAAGTCAAGATCTATTCGAAGCTGCTCCGCAACAGCTCCCTCAAAAACGCGCCCTGCGCTCCCTACACCTTGGAAATGCTGGCCCAATTCGCCAACCTCTCGCGCCTGAAGGAGCCGGAGAATTCCAGCATCTATTCCAAGATGAAGGTCTACGACGGGGAAAACCTGAAGGACACCGACCCGCGCGCCAAATCCTATCAGGAGTACAAGGATTTCGCCGGGGTGGACGAAGGGATGGAAGGGCTTTCCACCCGCTTCGCCTTCAAGATCCTGTCCAAGGTGTTCAACTTCGACCATTCCGAGGTGGCCGCCAACCCGGTGCATCTCCTGTACATTTTGGAACAGCAGATCATCCAGGAACAGTTCCCCCCGGAAACCGAGGAGCGCTATCTGCGCTACATCAAGGAATACCTGATCCCGCGTTACATCGACTTCATCGGCAAGGAAATCCAGACCGCCTATCTGGAATCCTACGCCGAGTACGGTCAGAACATTTTCGACCGCTACGTCACCTACGCCGACTACTGGATCCAGGATCAGGAGTACCGCGATCTCGACACCGGCGAAATCTTCGACCGCCGTGCCCTCAACGAGGAATTGGAGAAGATCGAAAAACCGGCCGGGATCAGCAACCCCAAGGACTTCCGCAACGAAGTGGTCAACTTCGTGCTGCGGGCGCGGGCCAAGAACGCCGGCAACAATCCCGCCTGGACCAGTTACGAAAAACTGCGTAGAGTAATCGAGAAGAAGATGTTCGCCAACACCGAGGAACTATTGCCGGTCATCTCCTTCAACGCCAAGGCCTCGGCGGAGGACAAGAAAAAGCACGAAGACTTCGTCAACCGCATGGTGGAGAAGGGTTATACCCCCAAGCAGGTCCGCCTGCTGAGCGAATGGTATCTACGTGTGAGGAAATCGACCTGA
- a CDS encoding DJ-1/PfpI family protein — protein MAKKILMLIGDFVEDYEAMVPYQMLLMAGHRVDTVCPGKKAGETVKTAVHDFEGDQTYTEKTGHHFAVTADFDRADPAAYDGLVIPGGRAPEYLRLEPRVLAIVRQFAEAEKPIASICHGAQILSAARVIEGKEICAYPAVAPEVELAGARFISNNETFTNAHVDDPFVTAPAWPAHPQWMGKFLELLGTRIET, from the coding sequence ATGGCCAAAAAGATCCTGATGCTGATAGGCGATTTCGTGGAAGACTACGAGGCGATGGTGCCCTACCAAATGCTATTGATGGCGGGCCACCGAGTGGATACGGTTTGTCCCGGAAAGAAAGCCGGGGAGACGGTCAAAACCGCGGTGCACGATTTCGAGGGCGATCAAACCTATACGGAGAAAACGGGCCACCATTTCGCAGTCACCGCCGATTTCGACCGAGCGGATCCGGCCGCCTACGACGGCCTGGTCATTCCGGGCGGGCGGGCGCCGGAATACCTGCGCCTCGAACCCCGGGTATTGGCTATCGTCCGCCAATTCGCTGAAGCGGAAAAGCCCATCGCCTCCATTTGTCACGGCGCCCAAATCCTGTCCGCGGCCAGGGTCATCGAAGGCAAGGAAATCTGCGCCTATCCGGCGGTGGCGCCGGAAGTCGAGCTGGCCGGCGCCCGCTTCATCTCCAATAACGAGACCTTTACCAACGCCCACGTGGACGATCCATTCGTCACCGCTCCGGCCTGGCCGGCACATCCCCAATGGATGGGCAAATTTCTGGAGCTGCTCGGCACTCGGATAGAGACCTAA